One stretch of Cygnus atratus isolate AKBS03 ecotype Queensland, Australia chromosome 28, CAtr_DNAZoo_HiC_assembly, whole genome shotgun sequence DNA includes these proteins:
- the PMF1 gene encoding polyamine-modulated factor 1 → MAAAAAEAGSGGAEGTAAGGDGGPGGLGRGQLFAAVVDAFMEKLVAAGSYQRFANCYHRFYRLQPEMTRSIYDQFISQLQASIKEEIQEVKREGNLEELFNLLDKIVEEAKDQEEPAWRPSGIPEEDIRSAVVPYLLKHKSYLQKVLKEKEEENRKLAESVLAGRDQIAKLQQLIDTRRQAWQAISKEQRELIMTFKEPQ, encoded by the exons ATGGCGGCGGCAGCGGCTGAGGCGGGAAGCGGCGGAGCTGAGGGGACCGCGGCGGGCGGCGatggcggccccggggggctcggccGCGGGCAGCTCTTCGCAGCCGTGGTGGACGCCTTCATGGAGAAGCTGGTGGCGGCGGGGAG CTACCAGAGGTTCGCGAACTGCTACCACCGCTTCTACAGGCTGCAGCCCGAGATGACCAGGAGCATTTACGATCAGTTTATATCCCAGCTGCAGGCTTCCATCAAG GAGGAGATCCAGGAGGTGAAGAGAGAAGGGAACCTGGAGGAGCTCTTTAACTTGCTGGATAAGATCGTGGAGGAGGCGAAGGACCAGGAAGAGCCTGCATG GCGTCCCAGTGGGATCCCAGAAGAAGACATTCGCAGCGCCGTGGTGCCCTACCTCCTGAAGCACAAGTCATACCTGCAGAAAGTtctgaaggagaaggaggaagaaaacaggaagctgGCAGAGTCTGTGCTCGCGGGGAGGGATCAGATTGCtaagctgcagcagctgataGACACTCGCAGACAAGCCTGGCAG GCAATTAGTAAGGAGCAACGAGAACTCATCATGACCTTCAAGGAGCCCCAGTGA